Proteins from one Chitinophaga oryzae genomic window:
- a CDS encoding TPM domain-containing protein: MRLFPFNKKKEIFSEADKNKLVQAIRVAERLTSGEIRLFVENHCSYVDPMDRAREAFVSLGMEKTKQHNGVLVYVALKDHQFAILGDQGIHEKVGNDFWQKEAVLLKTHFQADRIIEGIEACIREIGESLRTHFPHESGDANELPDDIVFSI; encoded by the coding sequence ATGCGTCTTTTCCCTTTCAACAAAAAGAAAGAGATTTTTTCCGAAGCGGATAAAAACAAATTGGTGCAGGCTATCCGGGTAGCCGAAAGGCTCACATCCGGTGAGATCCGGTTATTTGTAGAAAACCATTGCAGTTATGTAGATCCCATGGACCGGGCCCGTGAAGCATTTGTGTCGCTCGGTATGGAGAAAACAAAACAACACAATGGCGTATTGGTATATGTGGCCCTGAAAGACCATCAGTTTGCCATCCTCGGCGACCAGGGAATCCATGAGAAAGTAGGCAATGACTTCTGGCAGAAAGAAGCCGTGCTCCTGAAAACACATTTTCAGGCCGACCGTATCATTGAAGGGATCGAAGCATGTATCCGTGAAATCGGTGAATCCCTCCGTACCCACTTTCCGCACGAGAGCGGCG
- a CDS encoding LemA family protein, with protein sequence MKKGIIVIIVIVLLGMLGCNKYNGLVKQDENVKNKWGVVQSSYQRRADLIPNLVSTVKGAANFETTTLTQVMEARASATQIKVDVNDLSPEKIQQYQAAQGQLSQALGRLLAVSESYPELKANQNFLNLQAQLEGTENRINVARNDFNDAVKSYNGDVRSFPGNIIAGIGGFKQKGYFEAAAGSDKAPEVKF encoded by the coding sequence ATGAAAAAAGGGATCATTGTAATCATTGTTATTGTATTACTGGGTATGTTAGGTTGCAATAAGTACAATGGATTGGTTAAACAGGACGAAAATGTGAAGAATAAATGGGGTGTAGTACAGAGTAGCTATCAGCGCAGGGCCGACCTTATTCCTAACCTGGTAAGTACGGTGAAAGGCGCCGCCAACTTTGAAACCACCACGCTCACGCAGGTGATGGAAGCCCGCGCCAGCGCCACACAGATCAAAGTGGACGTAAATGACCTCAGCCCCGAAAAAATCCAGCAATACCAGGCTGCCCAAGGTCAGCTGAGCCAGGCGCTTGGCCGCCTGCTGGCTGTTTCCGAAAGCTATCCTGAACTGAAAGCCAACCAGAACTTCCTCAACCTGCAGGCGCAGCTGGAAGGTACGGAGAACAGGATCAACGTAGCCCGTAATGATTTCAACGATGCTGTTAAAAGCTACAACGGTGACGTACGTTCCTTCCCCGGCAACATCATCGCTGGTATCGGCGGCTTCAAACAAAAAGGCTATTTCGAAGCAGCGGCCGGCTCTGACAAAGCACCCGAGGTTAAATTTTAA
- a CDS encoding response regulator encodes MSAQHIHILYIDDEIHNLNAFKASFRRLYNVFTATSAEEAVKLLEEHEFHIIISDQRMPKMTGIEFFESILEKYPEPIRMLLTGYADINAVVDAINKGQVYKYFSKPWNEEELKHNIEKAYEVYSLRKENKELTAKLLDVNEKLEFLVRQKLIS; translated from the coding sequence ATGAGTGCACAACACATCCATATACTCTATATTGATGATGAAATACACAACCTGAATGCCTTTAAAGCTTCATTCAGGAGACTTTACAACGTTTTTACCGCCACATCGGCAGAAGAAGCGGTGAAACTGCTGGAAGAACACGAATTTCACATCATTATTTCCGATCAGCGCATGCCCAAAATGACCGGGATAGAGTTTTTTGAATCTATTCTGGAAAAATACCCCGAGCCCATCCGTATGCTGCTTACCGGCTATGCCGACATCAACGCCGTGGTAGACGCCATCAACAAGGGCCAGGTGTATAAATACTTCTCCAAACCCTGGAACGAAGAAGAACTCAAACATAACATTGAAAAAGCTTACGAGGTGTATTCCCTCCGCAAGGAAAATAAGGAGTTGACCGCCAAGCTGCTGGATGTCAATGAAAAGCTGGAATTCCTCGTTCGGCAAAAACTGATCTCCTAA
- a CDS encoding dipeptidase yields the protein MQVWKDYQAQHQDRFLEELLELLRIPSVSADSRFNGDVQKCAEAVKQRLQEAGADNVEVCPTAGHPIVYGEKIIDPSLPTVLVYGHYDVQPADPLELWHSGPFEPVIKDGNIYARGSADDKGQFYMHVKAFETMHRTNTIPCNIKFMIEGEEEVGSANLGIFLEQNKEKLKADVVLISDTSMISLDSPSIDTGLRGLAYMEVEVTGPNRDLHSGVYGGAVANPATILAKMIASLHDENNHITIPGFYDKVQELTAEERAALNAAPFDEEEYKKDLGINDVWGEKGYTTIERTGIRPTLEVNGIWGGYTGEGSKTVLPSKAFAKISMRLVPNQDWHEISDLFTKHFEAIAPKSVTVKVNKHHGGSPYVTPTDSVAYKAAHKAIEATFGKEPIPVRGGGSIPIVALFEKTLGLKTVLMGFGLDSDNLHSPNEKYGVANYYKGIETIPYFHQYFAEMSK from the coding sequence ATGCAAGTTTGGAAAGATTACCAGGCCCAACACCAGGACCGTTTCCTGGAAGAATTACTGGAATTACTGCGCATTCCCTCTGTGAGTGCTGACTCCCGCTTTAACGGCGACGTACAAAAATGTGCCGAAGCTGTAAAGCAACGCCTGCAGGAAGCCGGCGCGGACAATGTAGAAGTATGCCCGACCGCAGGACATCCCATCGTATACGGTGAAAAGATCATAGATCCTTCTTTGCCTACCGTACTGGTTTACGGCCACTACGACGTACAGCCTGCAGATCCGCTGGAACTGTGGCACAGCGGCCCCTTTGAACCGGTGATCAAAGACGGTAACATCTACGCCCGCGGCAGCGCGGACGACAAAGGACAGTTTTACATGCATGTAAAAGCCTTTGAAACCATGCACCGGACCAACACCATCCCCTGCAATATCAAATTTATGATCGAAGGGGAAGAAGAAGTGGGCTCCGCCAACCTCGGTATCTTCCTGGAACAAAACAAGGAGAAGCTGAAAGCCGACGTGGTGCTGATCTCCGATACCTCTATGATCAGCCTCGACAGCCCCTCCATCGACACAGGCCTCCGCGGCCTCGCCTACATGGAAGTGGAAGTGACCGGCCCTAACCGCGACCTGCACAGCGGCGTTTATGGCGGCGCCGTAGCCAATCCGGCTACCATCCTCGCCAAAATGATCGCCTCCCTGCACGATGAAAACAACCACATCACCATCCCCGGCTTCTACGATAAAGTACAGGAACTGACCGCCGAAGAAAGAGCAGCCCTCAACGCCGCTCCGTTCGACGAAGAAGAATACAAAAAAGACCTGGGTATCAACGACGTATGGGGCGAAAAAGGTTATACCACCATCGAAAGGACCGGCATCCGTCCGACACTTGAGGTAAACGGCATCTGGGGCGGCTATACCGGCGAAGGCTCTAAAACCGTACTGCCCTCCAAAGCCTTTGCGAAGATCTCCATGCGCCTCGTTCCCAACCAGGACTGGCACGAGATCTCCGACCTGTTTACCAAACACTTTGAAGCCATCGCACCGAAGAGCGTGACCGTAAAAGTGAACAAACATCATGGCGGCAGCCCTTATGTAACACCTACCGACTCTGTGGCCTACAAAGCAGCCCACAAAGCGATAGAGGCCACTTTCGGCAAAGAGCCCATCCCCGTTCGCGGCGGCGGCAGCATTCCGATCGTAGCCCTCTTTGAAAAAACCCTCGGACTCAAAACTGTACTCATGGGATTCGGACTGGACAGCGATAACCTCCACTCTCCCAACGAGAAATATGGCGTGGCCAACTACTACAAAGGCATTGAAACCATCCCGTATTTCCACCAGTACTTTGCCGAGATGAGTAAATAA
- a CDS encoding RNA-binding S4 domain-containing protein: MSNTEKLRVDKYLWSIRVFKTRSQAAEACDGGKVKLNGNNVKAAKPVAIGDTFEIKTEGRKWVIQVTGLLANRVAYSEAVKYYVDNTPEEDKTAPKPVAAVFHTGKRQSKIGRPTKKDRRSIEGFMEGDTGEE; this comes from the coding sequence ATGAGTAACACCGAAAAATTACGGGTAGATAAATACCTCTGGTCCATCCGCGTGTTCAAGACCCGCAGCCAGGCAGCAGAAGCCTGCGACGGCGGAAAGGTGAAGCTGAACGGTAACAACGTAAAAGCCGCCAAACCCGTGGCTATCGGCGATACCTTCGAAATCAAAACAGAAGGCCGCAAATGGGTGATACAGGTAACCGGCCTGCTGGCCAACCGGGTAGCCTACAGCGAAGCCGTTAAATACTATGTGGACAACACCCCGGAAGAGGACAAAACCGCTCCCAAACCCGTGGCAGCCGTATTCCATACCGGCAAAAGACAAAGCAAAATAGGCCGTCCCACCAAAAAAGACCGGAGAAGCATCGAAGGATTTATGGAGGGCGATACCGGCGAAGAGTGA
- the lysA gene encoding diaminopimelate decarboxylase — protein MPKQSDVLATDFLVKIADEFGTPVYIYHAEKIKTQYEKLQKAFHKANTRFFYACKALTNINILKYVNSLGCGLDTVSIQEVQLGLKAGFDPKNIIFTPNCVDLQEIIAAKELGVIINIDNLSILEQFGNKFGGSYPISIRLNPHIMAGGNFKISTGHIDSKFGISIHQMRHIERIVKSTKLKVTGLHMHTGSEIKDVDVFLRGVEIMFEMTQHFPDLESIDLGSGFKVAYQQGDPETDIDLLGKKLSDAFNNFAKNYEKPLQLWFEPGKYLVSQCGYFVVKANVIKQTTANVFVGVNSGFNHLIRPMFYDAFHLIRNISNPKGTERIYTVVGNICETDTFGWDRKINEVREGDYLVFYNAGAYGFEMSSNFNSRLKPAEVMVKDGKPFLIRKRDTLEDLLKNQIELI, from the coding sequence ATGCCTAAACAAAGCGACGTTCTTGCTACCGACTTCCTCGTGAAAATAGCAGATGAATTTGGTACCCCGGTATATATATACCACGCAGAAAAGATCAAAACCCAGTACGAAAAGCTTCAGAAAGCCTTCCATAAGGCCAATACCCGCTTTTTCTACGCCTGTAAGGCATTGACCAATATCAACATCCTTAAGTACGTTAACTCCCTTGGTTGCGGACTGGACACGGTATCCATACAGGAAGTACAGCTGGGCCTTAAAGCCGGGTTCGATCCGAAAAATATCATCTTTACCCCCAACTGTGTTGACCTGCAGGAAATTATTGCTGCCAAAGAACTCGGCGTGATTATCAACATCGATAACCTCTCCATCCTGGAACAATTTGGCAACAAATTCGGCGGCAGCTATCCCATCAGCATCCGGCTCAACCCGCACATCATGGCGGGTGGCAACTTTAAAATCTCCACCGGGCACATCGACAGCAAATTTGGTATCTCCATCCACCAGATGCGCCACATCGAAAGGATCGTGAAATCCACCAAACTGAAAGTGACCGGCCTGCACATGCATACCGGCTCCGAAATCAAAGACGTGGACGTTTTCCTCCGCGGCGTGGAAATCATGTTCGAAATGACCCAGCACTTCCCCGACCTCGAGTCCATCGACCTGGGCAGCGGATTTAAAGTGGCCTACCAACAGGGAGATCCTGAAACAGACATCGACCTGCTGGGCAAAAAACTGAGCGACGCCTTCAACAACTTCGCCAAAAACTACGAGAAACCGCTCCAGCTCTGGTTCGAACCAGGAAAATACCTGGTAAGCCAGTGCGGGTACTTCGTGGTAAAAGCCAACGTGATCAAACAAACCACCGCCAACGTATTCGTAGGCGTTAACTCCGGCTTTAACCACCTGATCAGGCCCATGTTCTACGACGCCTTCCACCTGATCCGCAATATCTCCAACCCGAAAGGCACCGAACGCATTTATACCGTGGTAGGTAACATCTGCGAAACCGATACCTTCGGCTGGGACCGCAAAATCAATGAAGTACGCGAAGGCGACTACCTCGTGTTCTACAACGCAGGCGCCTATGGCTTCGAAATGTCTTCCAACTTCAACTCCCGCCTGAAACCGGCAGAAGTGATGGTCAAAGACGGCAAGCCCTTCCTGATCCGCAAGCGGGACACCCTCGAAGACCTGCTGAAAAACCAGATCGAACTGATTTAA
- a CDS encoding BamA/TamA family outer membrane protein has protein sequence MSNRAIILVTLAFLTCGRIFAQAPAVVKRIILIGDAGELHENGRNPVVDAVRQKYDLQEDINTVLFLGDNVYPRGLPDPSQSSYPIAKEILDYQVGLVKGTRARGIFVPGNHDWDKSKPDGWQVVRNQQEYIDSLHLDNVDFQPKDGCPGPVEVKLADNITLIIMDSEWWVFPYEKPGAESSCDCKDKEEVVDRLADIVANNRNKLLIFATHHPFRSYGPHGGYYTIKQHIFPLTDLKPWLYVPLPVIGSIYPLARGVFGTPEDIPNPKYQYMIKGVEEAFKPHGPAVFVSGHDHTLQLIKDKSNTYLVSGSGAKNNRVKKGRKSLYATSENGFSTIEVMSDGTVRAQYFLAKDLSAPAYSDTVLKIQDIRSQGLAFREPANLPEFVTVAADTQYAKANKFHRFLLGDNYRSVWNTPMHFPVINLQKEGLTILQRGGGKQTHSLRLADSTGKEYAMRSLKKFPLAAIPEMLRETIAREVVQDQISAANPYAPLAVSVLAEAEGIPHTHPSFVYLPLDTSLGTYANVFGDEVFLLEEREPITGDKDKTYNTPKVLAKIQGDNDIHIDQKAVLRARIFDTYIMDFDRHDDQWRWYREKHKGQEYYYPVPRDRDQAFFVNEGLLPRLICKPWLLPGIQGFRDRIPDVNGFQFSARYFDRSFMNELEKKDWEKQTDKFLGKMTDSVIQAAVNAFPDTIRSQVGPMMLHRLSVRRNILKDNMLKYYRFLAKGVDVPATQKKELIQVEKKEGGAVTLNMFKISKKGEVEQNIYSRTFDPKETKEVNVYGLGGNDRFEIKGNHGTPIRIRLIGGKDADTYIDSSTSGAGKRIRIYDQRSGKDTFLLDGHTQRRLSDAPENIRYNRSAFQYNKTFPMLAAGYNRDDGVQLGVALQMIRHSFRKEPYAAKHIFTATHALATKAWNFRYDGEFTDVVGKSDLLLMARAKAPNNTINFFGLGNETVFDKSGGKKITYYRARFNLYTLEALLRTKLSNHFSLSYGPSVNHYAFDKDENDNRFITNFAKNGLDSAGVFTNKYYAGLKVVAQIDTRNNTLAPTRGILWTTSWAGNKGLSGDSKNYMQLQSDLSLYMSFRIPANFVIVSRFGGSKIWGDYEFFQAATIGGTQNLRGFRNYRFAGGASAYNNTEIRVKLFDLKTYVLPATVGLLAFNDVGRVWKDNEQSHVWHDGYGGGLYLAPVNALIITAVVGHSSEETIPYVTLGFKF, from the coding sequence ATGAGCAACAGAGCCATTATCCTTGTCACACTCGCTTTTCTGACCTGCGGCCGCATATTTGCGCAGGCCCCCGCTGTCGTTAAAAGGATCATCCTGATCGGCGATGCCGGCGAACTGCACGAAAACGGACGTAACCCTGTTGTAGATGCGGTAAGGCAAAAATACGACCTGCAGGAAGATATCAACACCGTTCTCTTCCTCGGTGATAACGTATACCCGAGAGGGTTACCCGATCCCTCACAGTCATCGTACCCCATAGCCAAAGAGATACTTGATTACCAGGTAGGACTGGTGAAAGGCACCCGCGCCAGGGGCATCTTCGTACCCGGCAACCATGACTGGGACAAAAGCAAACCCGATGGATGGCAGGTAGTCCGCAATCAACAGGAATATATCGACTCGCTGCACCTCGATAATGTTGACTTCCAGCCGAAAGACGGCTGCCCCGGCCCGGTAGAAGTGAAGCTGGCGGATAATATCACGCTCATTATTATGGACAGCGAATGGTGGGTGTTCCCTTATGAAAAACCAGGCGCCGAATCATCCTGCGATTGCAAAGACAAAGAAGAGGTGGTGGACAGGCTGGCGGACATCGTGGCCAATAACCGGAACAAACTGCTCATTTTTGCGACGCACCATCCGTTCCGTAGCTACGGTCCCCATGGCGGTTATTACACCATCAAACAACATATTTTCCCGCTGACGGACCTGAAGCCCTGGCTGTATGTGCCCTTGCCGGTGATCGGGTCCATCTATCCGCTGGCACGCGGTGTATTCGGCACACCGGAAGACATTCCCAACCCCAAATACCAGTACATGATCAAAGGGGTGGAAGAAGCTTTTAAGCCCCATGGCCCGGCAGTCTTTGTCTCTGGCCACGACCATACCCTGCAGTTGATCAAAGACAAATCCAATACCTACCTCGTGAGCGGCAGCGGCGCCAAAAACAACCGTGTTAAAAAAGGCCGCAAGTCGTTGTACGCCACGTCGGAAAACGGTTTCAGCACCATCGAGGTAATGTCCGATGGTACCGTGCGGGCGCAGTATTTCCTGGCCAAAGACCTGTCGGCGCCGGCCTACAGTGATACCGTGTTAAAAATCCAGGATATCCGCAGCCAGGGGCTGGCGTTCCGCGAGCCGGCTAACCTGCCGGAATTCGTGACAGTGGCCGCGGATACACAATACGCGAAGGCGAATAAGTTCCACCGTTTCCTGCTGGGCGATAACTACCGCAGCGTATGGAACACGCCGATGCATTTCCCGGTGATAAATCTGCAAAAAGAAGGACTGACCATCTTACAGCGCGGCGGCGGTAAACAAACCCACTCGCTACGGCTGGCAGACAGTACAGGGAAAGAGTACGCCATGCGTTCCCTGAAGAAGTTTCCGCTGGCGGCCATCCCTGAGATGCTGCGTGAAACCATCGCCCGGGAGGTGGTACAGGACCAGATATCCGCTGCCAACCCCTATGCGCCGCTGGCGGTCAGCGTGCTGGCAGAAGCGGAAGGCATACCACATACCCACCCGTCTTTCGTTTATCTTCCCCTTGATACGTCGCTGGGCACCTACGCCAATGTCTTCGGCGATGAAGTGTTTCTGTTGGAAGAGAGAGAACCCATCACCGGCGATAAGGATAAAACATACAATACGCCTAAGGTACTGGCCAAAATACAGGGCGACAATGATATCCACATAGACCAGAAAGCGGTGCTGCGCGCCCGTATTTTCGATACCTACATCATGGACTTTGACCGGCATGACGATCAGTGGCGCTGGTACCGGGAAAAACACAAAGGCCAGGAATACTATTACCCGGTGCCCCGTGACCGTGACCAGGCTTTCTTTGTCAACGAAGGACTGTTGCCCCGGCTCATATGCAAGCCGTGGCTGCTGCCCGGTATCCAGGGCTTCCGCGACCGTATCCCGGATGTGAACGGCTTCCAGTTCAGCGCCCGCTACTTTGACCGTTCCTTCATGAACGAGCTGGAGAAAAAAGACTGGGAGAAACAAACCGACAAGTTCCTCGGTAAGATGACGGACAGCGTGATACAAGCTGCTGTCAACGCTTTCCCGGACACCATCCGGTCACAGGTAGGACCTATGATGCTGCACCGGCTCTCTGTCCGCCGGAACATCCTCAAAGACAACATGCTCAAATATTACCGCTTCCTCGCAAAAGGCGTGGACGTACCTGCCACACAGAAAAAAGAGCTGATACAGGTGGAGAAGAAGGAGGGAGGCGCCGTAACGCTGAATATGTTCAAGATCAGCAAAAAGGGAGAAGTAGAGCAAAACATCTATTCCCGCACCTTCGATCCTAAAGAAACCAAAGAGGTGAACGTATACGGCCTGGGCGGCAATGACCGTTTTGAGATCAAAGGCAATCATGGCACTCCCATCCGGATACGGCTGATCGGTGGTAAAGACGCAGACACTTACATTGACAGCTCCACGTCCGGCGCGGGCAAACGGATACGTATATACGACCAGCGCAGCGGCAAAGATACCTTTCTGCTGGATGGCCATACCCAACGCCGCCTGTCAGACGCCCCGGAGAATATCCGCTATAACCGCAGCGCTTTCCAGTACAACAAAACCTTTCCCATGCTGGCAGCCGGTTATAACCGCGACGATGGCGTACAGCTGGGGGTAGCGCTGCAAATGATCCGGCATTCGTTCCGCAAAGAGCCTTATGCGGCCAAACATATTTTTACGGCCACCCATGCACTCGCCACAAAAGCCTGGAACTTCCGGTACGACGGGGAGTTCACCGATGTTGTCGGCAAATCGGACCTGTTGCTGATGGCAAGGGCCAAAGCACCGAACAATACTATCAACTTCTTCGGGCTGGGGAATGAAACCGTCTTTGATAAAAGCGGTGGCAAAAAGATCACCTATTACCGTGCACGGTTTAACCTGTACACGCTGGAAGCGCTGTTACGCACCAAATTAAGTAACCATTTCAGCTTGTCTTATGGGCCTTCGGTGAATCACTACGCTTTCGACAAAGATGAGAATGACAACCGCTTTATTACCAACTTCGCGAAGAACGGGCTGGATTCTGCCGGTGTATTCACCAATAAATATTATGCAGGGCTTAAAGTGGTAGCCCAGATAGACACCCGTAACAATACGCTGGCGCCGACAAGAGGTATCTTATGGACCACCTCCTGGGCGGGCAACAAAGGGCTCAGCGGCGACAGCAAAAATTATATGCAGCTGCAATCCGATCTGAGCCTGTATATGAGCTTCCGGATACCGGCCAATTTTGTAATTGTCAGCCGTTTTGGGGGCAGTAAGATCTGGGGCGATTATGAATTTTTCCAGGCAGCTACCATCGGCGGTACGCAAAACCTGCGCGGTTTCCGCAACTACCGTTTTGCCGGCGGAGCGTCAGCCTATAACAATACAGAAATACGGGTGAAGCTGTTTGATCTGAAGACGTACGTGCTGCCGGCGACTGTGGGCCTGCTGGCGTTTAATGACGTGGGCCGGGTATGGAAAGATAACGAGCAATCACACGTATGGCACGACGGGTACGGCGGAGGCCTGTACCTGGCGCCGGTGAATGCGTTGATTATTACGGCGGTGGTAGGGCATTCGAGTGAAGAAACGATTCCCTATGTAACATTAGGCTTTAAATTCTAA
- a CDS encoding Pycsar system effector family protein, producing MQNSSLIDAARDFVMAQYQQHPHPELVYHNLEHTLQVVKAAAQIAAHYRLQDEELQAVYVAAWFHDAGYLLGEAGKHEENGAAEAVNFLQSQQAPEHIQAMVKGAILATKMPQSPHNLVEQIVCDADLFHLGSKDYADRNKLLRKEVELRTQQEIPGSTWLASNIKFLTAHHYWTDYAQTYTKQQKEENLQKLYKKLEKKTAEAAEEAAAIPVAAVADNAATADAALLEKNKKKDKDKKPDRGVETMFRITSTNHIRLSSMADSKAHIMISVNSIIISFMLTVLVRRLEDYPNMVLPAVIFLITSVTTVIFAVLATRPNVTSGTFTADDINNKNANLLFFGNFYKMKLDEYEWGMRKMMDDADFLYGSMTKDVYHLGVVLAHKYKLLRISYNVFMFGLIASVLAFMIAAIFFPVKA from the coding sequence ATGCAGAACAGCTCACTCATTGACGCCGCCAGAGACTTTGTAATGGCCCAGTACCAGCAACATCCGCATCCTGAACTGGTATACCACAACCTGGAACATACGCTGCAGGTGGTAAAAGCTGCCGCACAGATCGCCGCCCACTACCGCCTTCAGGACGAAGAACTGCAGGCCGTTTACGTAGCTGCCTGGTTCCATGACGCAGGCTATCTGCTGGGAGAAGCCGGTAAACACGAGGAAAACGGCGCCGCAGAAGCAGTCAACTTCTTACAAAGCCAACAGGCGCCCGAGCATATACAGGCCATGGTAAAAGGCGCTATCCTCGCCACCAAAATGCCACAGTCGCCCCACAACCTCGTGGAGCAGATCGTGTGCGACGCCGACCTGTTTCATCTTGGATCTAAAGACTATGCCGACCGCAACAAGCTGCTGCGCAAAGAAGTGGAGCTGAGAACACAGCAGGAGATCCCCGGCAGTACCTGGCTGGCGAGCAACATCAAATTCCTCACCGCCCACCATTACTGGACGGACTACGCACAGACCTATACCAAACAACAAAAAGAAGAAAACCTGCAGAAGCTGTATAAGAAACTGGAAAAGAAAACGGCCGAAGCCGCAGAGGAAGCAGCAGCCATACCGGTAGCCGCCGTAGCAGACAACGCCGCTACCGCCGATGCGGCACTGCTGGAGAAAAATAAAAAGAAAGACAAGGATAAAAAGCCCGACCGTGGCGTGGAAACGATGTTCCGCATCACCTCCACCAACCATATCCGTTTGAGTTCCATGGCCGACAGCAAGGCGCATATCATGATATCGGTCAATTCCATTATCATCTCCTTCATGCTCACCGTACTGGTACGGCGGCTGGAAGACTATCCCAATATGGTGCTTCCGGCGGTCATCTTCCTGATCACCTCCGTCACCACCGTCATCTTCGCGGTGCTGGCCACCCGACCCAACGTCACCAGCGGCACTTTCACCGCCGATGATATCAACAACAAAAACGCCAACCTGCTGTTCTTCGGTAATTTTTATAAGATGAAGCTGGATGAATACGAATGGGGCATGCGAAAAATGATGGACGACGCCGATTTCCTTTACGGCAGCATGACCAAAGACGTATACCACCTCGGCGTGGTACTGGCGCACAAATACAAACTGCTCCGTATATCCTATAACGTTTTTATGTTTGGCCTCATCGCCTCCGTGCTGGCCTTCATGATCGCCGCCATCTTTTTCCCGGTAAAAGCATAA